In Rhinoraja longicauda isolate Sanriku21f chromosome 38, sRhiLon1.1, whole genome shotgun sequence, the following are encoded in one genomic region:
- the pclaf gene encoding PCNA-associated factor, translating into MVRTKADAPSVSTGSFRKAVAARAPRKGLGCTSAANNSLTSPGKKENKYGGGNSVCPRPTPKWQKGIGEFFGGGPSKLPEKENTVPSDGEAETKKAQRRARSLSAESSDEAASGDEN; encoded by the exons ATGGTGCGCACCAAGGCCGACGCCCCGTCCGTCTCCACCGGCTCTTTCCGAAAGG CTGTTGCTGCCCGAGCACCACGAAAGGGACTTGGATGTACGAGTGCAGCAAACAACTCCCTGACATCCCCTGGGAAAAAGG AAAATAAATATGGTGGTGGGAATTCAGTGTGTCCAAGACCCACCCCAAAGTGGCAGAAAGGCATTGGCGAATTCTTTGGTGGTGGTCCTTCGAAACTGCCAGAGAAAGAAAATACAGTTCCCTCGGATGGTGAGGCTGAAACAAAAAAAGCTCAGAGGAG GGCACGTTCTCTGTCTGCAGAGTCTTCGGATGAAGCTGCGTCAGGTGATGAAAACTGA